Within Triticum aestivum cultivar Chinese Spring unplaced genomic scaffold, IWGSC CS RefSeq v2.1 scaffold53079, whole genome shotgun sequence, the genomic segment tagatttttgcaataagtatgtgagttctttatgactaatgttgagtccatggattatacgcactctcacccttccacccttgctagcctctctagtaccgcgcacctttcgccggtaccataaacccaccatataccttcctcaaaacagccaccatacctacctattatggcatttccatagccattccgagatatattgccatgcaactttccaccatctagttcatcatgacacattcatcattgtcatattgcttagcatgatcatgtagttgacatagtatttgtggcagagccaccgttcataattctttcatacatgtcactcttgattcattgcatatcccggtacaccgccggaggcattcatatagattcatctttgttctagtatcgagttgtatcattgagttgtcaataaatagaagtgtgatgatcatcattaaatagagcattgtcccaaaaaaaaggccaaataaaaaaattaaaaaaatataaaagggacaatgctactattcttttaccacacttgtgcttcaaagtagcaccatgatcttcatgatagagtctcctatgttgtcacttttatatactagtgggaatctttcattatagaacttgtcttgtatattccaatgatgggcttcctcaaaatgccctaggtcttcgtgagcaagcgagttggatgcacacccactagtttcttttgttgagctttcatatacttatagctctagtgcatccgttgcatggcaatccctactcactcacattgatatctattgatgggaatctccatagcccgttgatacacctagttgatgtgagaatatattctccctctttgtcttctccacaaccaccattctattccacctatagtgctatatccatggctcacgctcatgtattgcgtgaagattgaaaaagtttgagtacatcaaaagtatgaaacaattgcttggcttgtcatcggggttgtgcatgatttgaatattttgtgtggtgaagatggagcatagccatactatatgattttgtagggatagctttctttggccatgttattttgagaagacataattgctttgttagtatgcttaaagtattattatttttatgtcaatatcaacttttgtcttgaatcttatggatctgaatattcatgccacaattaagaagaattacattgaaattatgccaactagcattccacatcaaaaattatctttttatcatttacctactcgaggacgagcaggaattaagcttggggatgcttgatacgtctccaacgtatctataatttttgattgctccatgctatattatctactgttttgggcaatattgggctttattatccacttttatgggactaatctattaaccggaggcccagctcagatttgttgttttatacctatttcagtgttttgaagaaaaggaatatcagacggagtcgaaacggaacgaaatcaactagagaagttatttttggaacgaaagccacccgatggacttggaccacacgtcaaggaaggaaggaggagctcatgagggtaggggcgccccccctagggtgcgcccccctgtctcgtggggccctcgtggctcccctaacgtacctcctgcacccatatatacctacgtgacctaaaacttccagaatgcaacatagatcaggagttccaccggtggccatcttcatcatcccggtgctctccatgacgaggagcgagtagttctccctcggggctgagggtatgtaccagtagctatgtgtttgatctctctctctctctctctctctctctctctctcgtgttcttgagatgatacgatcttgatgtatcgcgagctttgctattatatttggatcctatgatgtttcttccccccgcttctctcttgtaatgaattgagtttcccctttggagttatcttatcggattgagtctttaaagctttgagaacacttgatgtatgtcttgtcgtggatatctgtggtgataatgggataccacgtgccacttgatgtatgttaaggtgatcaacttgcgggtttcgtgacattcggaacctatgcataggggttggcacacgttttcgtcgtgattctccagtagaaactttggggcactctttgaggttctatgtgttggttgaatagatgaatctgagattgtgtgatgcatatcgtataatcatacccacggatacttgaggtgacattggagtatctaggtgacattagggttttggttgatttgtatcttaaggtgttattctagtacgaactctagggctgtttgtgacacttataggaatagcccaacggattgattggaaagaataactttgaggtggtttcgtaccctaccataatctcttcgttcgttctccgctattagttattttggagtgactctttgttgcatgttgagggatagttttataattcaattatgatattattgttgagggaacttacactagcgaaagtatgaaccctaggccttgttttctagcattgcaataccgtttacgctcacttttatcattagttaccttgctgtttttatattttcagattacaaaaacctatatctactatccatataccacttgtatcaccatctcttcgccgaactagtgcacctatacaaattaccattgtattgggtgtgttggggacacaagagactctttgttatttggttgcagggttgcttgagagagaccatcttcatcctacgcctcctacggattgataaaccttaggtcatccacttgagggaaatttgctactgtcctacaaacctctgcacttggaggcccaacaacgtctacaagaagaaggttgtgtattagacatcagCACCCACCTGCCACCGGGGACGCTCGCTCCGCTGCTGCCCGCGCCAAGTTGGATTTGTGCCTCCTCGTCCCGTCACTGGAACCAGTGGAAGGGGGTCCGATGCTCTGTGCATGGtgaggatgtggacttgggtgcgAGGGAAGAAGACACTACAAGTGAAGAACTACAATGCCACATATAACTAAATCCAGTGACTAGTAGGAAGTAGTCAGtaaaaaaaagaaatttaaacaaaAAGCCCAGTGCTAATGTATAGCACGTGCCAACCCGGGGATGCAATTGCGCTATTTTTTTTAAACATACTTAAAAAAATGAATTTGAACAAAAAGCCCAGTGCTAATGTATAGCACGTGCCAACTCGGAGGATGCAATTGCGCTATTTTCTTACGACTGTGCCCTCATAGGGGATCTTTTCACTGCATTTGTTTTGGTCCGTGCGCACTTATCGGTGCTGAGTCACGGATGGGCTCGGAGGCCATCTTTTCATCCGTGTGCACTTTTGGTGCTGGGTCACAGGTTGGGCTCGACGGCCTCTTTTATTTGTGCACTTTGGCATCTTTCGCAGCTGACAGCCGTGCATGATCCCCGTGTTGGCGATAAAATGGACAGAATTCAGCCTAATAAACTAGTCGGCCTTTAATTAAACTCCCGATATGGTACTAATTAGTCTGCGCAGTGATTTGCCCGATGGAATATTCCCGCACCGGGCCACCCGACTGGGCCCGTTCCCCTTCCCTCTCGTCTGCCCCCTGTGGAGCGCCCACCCAAGCTGCTCGATTTCCCCTAAAAAAAACCAAGCTGATCGAGGACAGAGACTCGCATCGTCCCTGAGCTCCTGCTACTCATGGCGGATATAGCACATCTGCGTTGTCTACCTACGTACGTGTCAAACACAAGAGGAGACTCGTTTGTATAAAACCAAGGCAGGTTTGTGCGTGAGTCCGTGACACACGCGCGCGCGGAGAGATGGTTTGTGCTAGGACGGCCAGTGCTCCTCTGCTCGCTGCAGCACTAGTAGCGGCGCTGGCAGTGGCCTGCTCGCTGGTGTCTGGGGCTTATGCGGCGGCAGAGCAggaggccgccggcgccggcgggaaCGACTTGAGGTTGAGGCAGCCTCCGATCACGCGCGGCCTGTCCTTCGACTTCTACAAGCGGAGCTGCCCCATGGCCGAGTCCATCGTGCGCCACTTCGTCCGGGACGCCGTCCGCAAGGACGtcggcctcgccgccggcctcctccgcctccacttccacgactgcttcgtccaGGTGCTTACCTTGCCTTCTCTTGCCTGTGTTGATTGCCTCCCATCAATCCAGTATTTGGCTCATGCATCCATGGGTGCGGCCGTGCCCgcgtcatgcatgcatgcagggcTGCGACGGGGCCGGGGGAGCAGCGGGCGCCGCCCAACCTCACGCTCCGCCCCTCCGCCTTCAAGGCCATCAACGACATCCGGGATCGGCTGGAGCGCGAGTGCCGCGGCGCCGTCGTCTCCTGCTCCGACATCCTGACGCTCGCCGCGCGCGACTCTGTGGTCGCCACCGGCGGGCCCGAGTACCGCGTGCCGCTCGGCCGGCACGACAGCCCGCGGTTCGCCACGCCGCAGGACGTGCTGTCCGGCCTCCCCGCGACCACCTCCGCCGTGCCGTCCCTCCTGGACGTCTTCCACAACCACAGCCTCCACCTCGACgccaccgacctcgtcgcgctcTCCGGCGGGCACACCGTGGGGCTCGGGCACTGCGCCTCCTTCGAGGGCCGCCTCTTCCCGCGCCCCGACCTCCTCCGCAGGCTGAGGCGAACGTGCCCGGCCAAGGGCACCGACGCGCGCACCGTGCTGGACGTGCACACGCCCGACGTGTTCGACAACAAATACTACGTCAACCTGGTGAACCTGGAGGGGCTCTTCGTGTCCTGCCAGGACCTCTTCACCATCGTGGAGCGCTTGGCGCGCAGCCAGCGCTACTTCTTCAGCCAGTTAGGCGCGTCCATCACTACAGGAAAATCTCGGTTTCCCGTGTGTTAGCCTATGAGCCGCGTGTGTTTTTTCGGGCACCCGGCTTATGCTCCTCTAAGCCGAGTCCCGAGAAAAAAACACCCGGTAAATACGAGGAACTCGGCTTATGGTCATCTATAAGCCGAGTTTCGCAAAAAAGCTCACGGCTTATATGAAACACACGGTATCTACGGGAAACGGCACCCGGCTTACAGCACACACTCGGCAAAGACATCTGCCACGTGTCTGCAACGACAGTGGTTGACGGTGCCGTCAAGGAGCAGCCTATAAGCCATGTGTCCGAAGCAGGCACTCGGCTTATAGGACATATAAGCCGTGTGTCCGAAGCAGGCACTCGGCTTATAGGACATATAAGCCGTGTGCCTGATCAAAGCACTAGGCTtacatttttgcggattttttgcaACGCATAACATTTGTGCGAAATTAGTTTAAGATGGTTTTAATTGCATTTACATTTACTACTTAATTAGTATTATTATTCTAACATATTTTCTATCGACTAGTTTTCATGGGTCTTATTTGTGAAATTCTTAATTTAACGCCACTTTAATATTTTCATGACTCTTTCGACACCCTAGCGTACCCGCCACCACACTTCTAGACGTCTAAGAGGCCCcaatgcaagatttggcggcatggctAGCCCCCGGAAGCCACAGGTCACAATCGTAGACACGTGAAGATCAATCCGCATAGAGAGAACTGTTCAGATACTTCTACataaccaaaaattatgaaaaattaccgtccgtcctatatcacatgtgcccacgccgtgtaagaaaatcatgattttatcgcgttcCGAGTGT encodes:
- the LOC123176051 gene encoding cationic peroxidase SPC4-like, whose amino-acid sequence is MVCARTASAPLLAAALVAALAVACSLVSGAYAAAEQEAAGAGGNDLRLRQPPITRGLSFDFYKRSCPMAESIVRHFVRDAVRKDVGLAAGLLRLHFHDCFVQGCGRARVMHACRAATGPGEQRAPPNLTLRPSAFKAINDIRDRLERECRGAVVSCSDILTLAARDSVVATGGPEYRVPLGRHDSPRFATPQDVLSGLPATTSAVPSLLDVFHNHSLHLDATDLVALSGGHTVGLGHCASFEGRLFPRPDLLRRLRRTCPAKGTDARTVLDVHTPDVFDNKYYVNLVNLEGLFVSCQDLFTIVERLARSQRYFFSQLGASITTGKSRFPVC